The proteins below are encoded in one region of Penicillium psychrofluorescens genome assembly, chromosome: 4:
- a CDS encoding uncharacterized protein (ID:PFLUO_006637-T1.cds;~source:funannotate), protein MASIRNIVFLLFILRYTRKTFYSLRGYGVVGSLRNVFISFRLFCYSLFLRSPGVRGQVDKQVTTAIDKLQAKLVNSGPDVNRYLTLPKEGWTPEQVRAELDNLAGLEHTRWEDGRVSGAVYHGGKDLLKLQTEAFGQFGVANPIHPDVFPGVRKMEAEVVAMVLSLFHAPADGAGVSTSGGTESIIMACLAARQKAFMERGVTEPEMIIPDTAHAAFIKACNYFKIKLHRVPCPAPDYKVDVKALRRLINPNTVLLVGSAPNFPHGIVDDIPALSQLATKYKIPLHVDCCLGSFVVAHLKKAGFPSPYEEEGGFDFRQPGVTSISVDTHKYGFAPKGNSVLLYRNKVYRSHQYFIYPDWSGGVYASPSIAGSRPGALIAGCWASLMSVGEAGYINSCTEIVNAARKFESAIREHPQIAPHLEVIGDPIVSVVAFASKNGAIDIYDIADDLSAKGWHLNALQSPPAMHCAFTIPTASAVDQLILDVIVVVEKELEKAEQRKREGKAYILQRGDTSALYGVAGSIPDKSIVSRLAEGFLDTLYKA, encoded by the exons ATGGCCAGTATCCGCAATATCgtttttctcctcttcatTCTTCGGTATACCCGGAAGACCTTCTATTCGCTGCGCGGCTACGGCGTGGTCGGCAGTCTCCGCAAcgtcttcatctccttccGCCTGTTCTGCTACTCCCTCTTCCTGCGCTCCCCCGGCGTGCGAGGCCAGGTCGATAAGCAGGTGACCACGGCGATCGATAAGCTCCAGGCGAAGCTCGTTAATAGCGGACCGGACGTGAACCGCTACCTCACTCTGCCGAAGGAGGGCTGGACCCCGGAGCAGGTCCGCGCCGAGCTCGACAATCTCGCTGGCTTGGAACATACTCGCTGGGAGGATGGTCGTGTCAGTGGCGCGGTGTATCATGGTGGCAAGGATCTCTTGAAATTGCAGACTGAGGCCTTTGGACAATTCGGTGTTGCGAATCCGATCCATCCGGATGTTTTCCCTGGCGtgaggaagatggaggcgGAGGTTGTTGCCATG GTTCTGTCATTGTTCCATGCCCCCGcggatggcgctggtgtGAGTACCAGTGGTGGTACAGAATCCATCATTATGGCTTGTCTGGCGGCGCGGCAAAAGGCGTTCATGGAGCGAGGAGTAACGGAGCCAGAGAT GATCATCCCGGATACGGCACACGCGGCGTTCATTAAGGCCTGCAATTATTTCAAGATAAAGCTCCACCGAGTGCCTTGCCCAGCACCCGACTATAAGGTCGACGTCAAGGCTTTGCGCCGGCtgatcaaccccaacacTGTGCTGCTGGTTGGATCGGCGCCCAACTTCCCCCACGGAATCGTCGATGACATCCCCGCTCTTTCCCAGCTTGCGACCAAGTACAAGATCCCTCTCCATGTGGATTGCTGTCTTGGATCGTTCGTCGTTGCCCATCTCAAGAAGGCCGGTTTCCCCTCACCGTACGAGGAAGAGGGTGGCTTTGACTTCCGCCAGCCCGGTGTCACCAGCATCAGTGTTGACACTCACAAGTACGGCTTTGCACCCAAGGGTAACTCTGTATTGCTCTACCGTAACAAGGTATACCGCAGCCACCAGTACTTCATCTACCCCGACTGGTCCGGCGGCGTTTACGCATCTCCATCCATTGCCGGCTCACGCCCCGGCGCCCTGATCGCCGGCTGCTGGGCCAGTCTGATGAGCGTCGGCGAGGCCGGCTACATTAACAGCTGCACAGAGATCGTCAATGCCGCACGCAAGTTCGAATCTGCTATCCGGGAGCACCCGCAGATCGCACCCCATCTCGAAGTCATCGGTGATCCCATCGTCAGCGTCGTGGCATTCGCCAGCAAGAACGGCGCCATTGACATCTACGACATCGCCGACGACCTGTCCGCCAAGGGCTGGCACCTCAACGCGCTCCAATCCCCGCCCGCTATGCACTGCGCCTTCACCATCCCCACCGCCTCGGCAGTCGACCAGCTGATCCTCGACGTGATCGTGGTTGTGGAaaaggagctggagaaggctgAGCAGCGCAAGAGAGAAGGCAAGGCTTACATTTTGCAGCGCGGCGACACTTCCGCGCTGTATGGCGTTGCCGGCAGTATCCCGGATAAGAGCATCGTCAGTCGTTTGGCTGAAGGCTTTCTTGACACGCTGTACAAGGCTTAA
- a CDS encoding uncharacterized protein (ID:PFLUO_006638-T1.cds;~source:funannotate): protein MCPGCDPEPNAQANGVNGNSTSNGDHPGFTGIETRQNPHPATTRNPYGHNVGVTDFLSNVSRFQIIESTLREGEQFANAFFDTQKKIEIARALDDFGADYIELTSPCASEQSRLDCEAICKLGLKAKILTHIRCHMDDARVAVETGVDGVDVVIGTSSYLREHSHGKDMTYIKNAAIEVIEYVKSKGIEIRFSSEDSFRSDLVDLLSIYSAVDRVGVNRVGIADTVGCASPRQVYELVRVLRGVVGCDIETHFHNDTGCAIANAYCALEAGATHIDTSVLGIGERNGITPLGGLMARMIVADPEYVKSKYRLEKIKDIEDLVAEAVEVNIPFNNPITGFCAFTHKAGIHAKAILNNPSTYEIINPADFGMTRYVHFASRLTGWNAIKSRAQQLKLEMTDNQYKECTAKIKALADIRPIAVDDADSVIRAYYRNLKSGENKPLMELTADEQAQFAAKEKELALEAQVNGVAV, encoded by the exons ATGTGTCCCGGCTGCGACCCCGAGCCTAATGCGCAAGCAAATGGCGTGAACGGCAATTCCACTTCCAATG GTGACCACCCCGGCTTCACTGGCATTGAGACTCGCCAGAACCCCCACCCAGCAACAACCCGCAACCCCTACGGCCACAACGTCGGCGTCACCGACTTCCTCAGCAATGTCTCCCGCTTCCAGATTATTGAGAGCACTCTGCGGGAGGGCGAGCAGTTCGCCAACGCCTTTTTTGAtacccagaagaagattgagATCGCCAGGGCTCTGGATGACTTTGGTGCCGACTAC ATTGAGCTCACCAGCCCCTGCGCTTCAGAGCAGTCCCGGCTTGACTGCGAGGCCATCTGCAAGCTCGGCCTGAAGGCCAAG ATTCTCACTCACATCCGGTGCCACATGGATGATGCCCGGGTTGCGGTCGAGACTGGTGTTGATGGAGT CGATGTCGTTATCGGCACCTCATCTTATCTCCGTGAACACTCTCACGGCAAGGATATGACCTACATCAAGAACGCCGCCATTGAAGTCATCGAGTACGTCAAGTCCAAGGGCATTGAGATCCGGTTCTCCAGCGAGGACTCCTTCCGGTCCGATCTCGTTGACCTTCTGTCCATCTACTCTGCCGTCGACCGGGTTGGTGTGAACCGTGTCGGTATTGCCGATACGGTTGGCTGCGCTTCCCCCCGCCAGGTCTACGAACTTGTCCGTGTGCTTCGGGGCGTGGTGGGCTGTGATATCGAGACCCACTTCCACAACGACACCGGCTGCGCCATCGCCAACGCTTACTGTGCTCTGGAGGCTGGTGCTACTCACATCGACACGTCGGTCCTGGGTATCGGTGAGCGTAATGGTATCACCCCTCTGGGCGGTCTGATGGCCCGTATGATCGTCGCCGACCCCGAGTATGTCAAGAGCAAGTACCGcctcgagaagatcaaggacatTGAGGACCTGGTCGCCGAGGCCGTAGAGGTCAATATCCCCTTCAACAACCCCATCACCGGCTTCTGCGCCTTCACCCACAAGGCCGGTATCCACGCCAAGGCCAtcctcaacaaccccagCACCTACGAGATCATCAACCCGGCCGACTTTGGCATGACTCGCTACGTGCACTTCGCATCGCGTCTGACGGGCTGGAATGCGATCAAGTCGCGGGCGCAGCAGCTCAAGCTCGAGATGACCGACAACCAGTACAAGGAGTGCACGGCTAAGATCAAGGCCCTGGCCGACATTCGCCCGATTGCCGTCGATGACGCTGACAGCGTGATCCGCGCGTACTACCGGAACCTCAAGTCGGGCGAGAACAAGCCCCTCATGGAGCTGACGGCGGATGAGCAGGCCCAGTTtgccgccaaggagaaggagctggcaCTCGAGGCCCAGGTGAACGGGGTGGCTGTTTAA
- a CDS encoding uncharacterized protein (ID:PFLUO_006639-T1.cds;~source:funannotate): MRFTSIVALLPALALAQEQVPLADRVQGWFNKAKSFVPSAPQAGNGPIEKLAEKVSESHVTTFDMSNWQSLLAPSAKQEDWFVYVTGGNKSCFGRCGQADKAFQESTLLFAADPTSPNLGLVDCESSAILCSIWSAGAPSVFYYHVPKAPQVGEVKAPTPLHIFYLNATTITPEEIYQIHGKKLYNEIAPYEGALHPIDGVLAQYNLNIPLGYLIWGLGAIPSWMFMIGISFFSRSFMSRRMGNVGANPQQRPAPAGSAN; this comes from the exons ATGCGCTTCACGTCCATCGTCGCCCTCCTTCcggccctggccctggcccaGGAACAGGTCCCTCTCGCCGATCGCGTGCAGGGATGGTTCAACAAGGCCAAGTCCTTCGTGCCGTCTGCCCCCCAGGCTGGCAACGGCCCTATCGAGAAGCTGGCTGAGAAGGTCAGCGAGAGTCACGTCACGACGTTCGATATGAGCAACTGGCAGAGCCTCCTCGCTCCCTCTGCGAAGCAGGAGGATTGGTTCGTTTACGTGACGGGTGGGAACAAGAGCTGCTTCGGTCGCTGCGGACAGGCCGACAAGGCGTTCCAG GAATCCACTCTGCTGTTCGCTGCGGATCCCACCTCGCCCAACCTCGGTCTCGTGGACTGCGAGTCGTCCGCAATCCTGTGCTCCATCTGGTCCGCCGGCGCTCCCTCTGTCTTCTACTACCACGTTCCCAAGGCTCCCCAGGTCGGCGAGGTCAAGGCGCCCACTCCTCTCCACATCTTCTACCTCAACGCGACCACCATCACTCCCGAGGAGATCTACCAGATCCACGGAAAGAAGCTGTATAATGAGATCGCGCCCTATGAGGGTGCCCTGCACCCCATCGACGGCGTGCTCGCCCAGTACAACCTGAACATTCCCCTGGGCTACCTCATCTGGGGTCTCGGTGCCATCCCCAGCTGGATGTTCATGATTGGTatctccttcttcagccGTTCCTTCAT GAGCCGCCGCATGGGCAATGTCGGTGCCAACCCGCAGCAACGGCCTGCCCCGGCTGGGAGCGCGAACTAA
- a CDS encoding uncharacterized protein (ID:PFLUO_006640-T1.cds;~source:funannotate): protein MAAPVSLDRLPPTTTAYVIATAIIAGVTGYFIGQGASLNFLKEKEGWPNSYNVRVHRDSSDEEYEEEDDASDDEDEGNGEELAQFKENAEEVKLVLVVRMDLGMTKGKIAAQCSHATLACYKYFLAHSPDSPILRRWEQGGQAKIALQVKSEEEMQVLQAQAMSLGLCARVIQDAGRTQIASGSRTVLGVLGPKSVVDQVTGHLKLL from the exons ATGGCAGCACCGGTCTCACTAGACCGTCTCCCTCCCACAACAACCGCCTACGTGATcgccacggccatcatcgccggcgTGACGGGGTACTTCATCGGCCAAGGCGCGTCGCTGAACTTTCtcaaagaaaaagaaggctGGCCGAATAGCTACAACGTGCGAGTTCACCGAGACTCTTCCGACGAGGAAtacgaagaggaggacgacgctagcgatgacgaggacgaaggcAATGGCGAGGAACTGGCCCAATTCAAGGAGAACGCTGAGGAGGTCAAGCTCGTGCTGGTTGTCCGCATGGATCTGGGCATGACCAAGG GTAAAATCGCCGCCCAGTGCTCCCACGCCACCCTCGCCTGCTACAAATACTTCCTCGCACACTCGCCCGACTCGCCGATTCTGCGCCGCTGGGAGCAAGGCGGACAGGCCAAGATCGCACTGCAAGTTAAATCGGAGGAGGAAATGCAGGTCCTGCAGGCGCAGGCTATGAGTCTGGGTCTTTGCGCGCGCGTTATCCAGGATGCTGGGCGCACGCAGATTGCGAGTGGCAGTCGGACGGTGTTGGGTGTTTTGGGACCGAAGAGCGTGGTCGACCAGGTGACGGGGCATTTGAAGCTGCTGTAG
- a CDS encoding uncharacterized protein (ID:PFLUO_006636-T1.cds;~source:funannotate) — MAQPGNTDGTVTMPRLEDILRHPEDLDKINTLKAEYGRKKAAVDSRLREGLRDQLEAVQRSIGQLTEGQRSVSKTRDELQSIDKLCAESQTSVEDFSQIDQLARIQRHFEATLMMKRGLENFGADIEDLENLLKEDDEDLENQPNLLRAHMQISRLRDFRDEAMDQIRKAQDASSEVTLTEYFQGLDSVIEFFDDHIGTACMNLIPLVQSDNKSMVVRLAVVVMNEEKNDDTVRALQEAQKDHKDLASRFKSMNIGPKTVRGYKEKFILAIELYAQNQFEQTKDKFYDDPDSLEKSFRWFFNDLYTVQQGMQNLVPKKWKIYKTYTDIYHRMMHDFLVSMIDDSEIPADNLLAIIHWSDKYYKKMKKLGWIAADLQPNLLDDREPELVRQWQSVIINAVEEWMERIFETDKKSLVDRVPDALDTNAEGYFRTKTLPDMWRMLHEQVVASGASDRADVVEGVIDAIFRALKTRQSAWQTLIDEECAKHKASGGDHSESIQLLQDWLIGVANDQIACIDDNEDSGQTGYLTRFKQDLEPLVTPKYMATRALSELDALRDGYVDLSTHCLAQFVAIVFSVDLVTVIPDFFTPKWYGEYAMKRITSTFEDYMADYTPVLHPSLIDILVEELSDELLVRYLSAVRNRGVKFRRQADPYTDKFKDDVLTVFAFFQKYPDSFAATIKQNWRLVDWLVRLLEAEKGPPIVTVYESFKVEYWDLQLSWVEAVLRTRDDFERSMASSVKAKAAELSVERGVETIMSRMR; from the coding sequence ATGGCGCAACCCGGCAATACAGATGGCACGGTGACCATGCCGCGGCTGGAAGACATCCTTCGGCACCCAGAGGACCTGGACAAAATCAACACCCTGAAGGCCGAATACGGGCGCAAGAAAGCCGCGGTCGACTCCCGGCTCCGAGAAGGACTCCGCGACCAGCTCGAGGCCGTACAGCGCAGCATTGGACAACTCACCGAGGGCCAGCGGTCCGTATCCAAAACCAGAGATGAGCTGCAGAGCATCGATAAGCTGTGCGCCGAGTCGCAGACTAGCGTCGAGGACTTCTCGCAGATCGACCAGCTAGCGCGGATCCAGCGGCACTTTGAAGCGACGCTCATGATGAAGAGGGGGTTGGAGAATTTCGGCGCCGAtatcgaggatctggagaattTGCTgaaagaggatgatgaggatctggagaatcAGCCGAATCTGCTGCGGGCTCATATGCAGATCTCGCGGTTGCGGGATTTCCGGGATGAAGCGATGGATCAGATTCGCAAAGCTCAGGATGCCAGTAGCGAGGTCACCCTGACGGAATACTTCCAGGGACTGGATTCGGTGATTGAATTTTTCGATGACCATATCGGCACGGCGTGTATGAATCTCATTCCGCTGGTGCAGTCTGACAATAAGAGCATGGTGGTGCGGCTCGCTGTGGTGGTTATGAATGAGGAGAAGAACGATGACACCGTGCGGGCTTTGCAGGAGGCCCAGAAAGACCACAAGGACTTGGCCAGTCGCTTCAAGTCGATGAATATCGGCCCGAAGACTGTGCGAGGCTACAAGGAGAAGTTCATTCTAGCCATTGAGCTGTACGCGCAAAATCAGTTTGAGCAGACCAAGGACAAGTTCTACGATGATCCCGACAGCCTGGAGAAGAGCTTCCGGTGGTTCTTTAATGATCTTTACACCGTCCAACAAGGCATGCAGAACTTGGTTCCCAAGAAATGGAAGATCTACAAGACCTATACGGACATTTACCATCGCATGATGCACGATTTCCTCGTCAGCATGATTGATGACTCCGAAATTCCCGCCGATAACCTGCTGGCTATCATCCACTGGAGCGACAAGTACTacaagaagatgaagaaacTCGGGTGGATCGCGGCCGATCTCCAGCCGAATCTGCTGGACGACCGTGAGCCGGAGTTGGTGCGCCAGTGGCAGAGCGTTATCATCAATGCCgtggaggaatggatggaACGCATCTTCGAGACCGACAAGAAGAGCCTGGTGGACCGGGTTCCAGATGCCCTGGATACGAACGCCGAAGGATATTTCCGTACCAAGACACTGCCAGATATGTGGCGCATGCTCCACGAACAGGTTGTGGCGTCCGGGGCCTCCGATCGAGCCGACGTTGTCGAAGGTGTTATCGATGCCATTTTCCGTGCCTTGAAGACCAGACAGAGTGCATGGCAGACGCTCATCGACGAGGAATGCGCCAAGCACAAGGCCTCTGGCGGTGATCACTCTGAGAGCATACAGCTGCTACAGGACTGGTTGATCGGCGTGGCCAACGACCAAATTGCCTGCATTGACGACAACGAAGATTCCGGCCAGACGGGCTACCTGACCCGATTCAAGCAGGACCTCGAGCCGCTCGTGACACCAAAGTACATGGCCACACGGGCGCTATCAGAGCTGGACGCGCTACGCGACGGGTACGTGGATCTCAGCACACACTGCCTGGCGCAGTTTGTGGCCATCGTGTTCTCTGTGGACCTGGTGACCGTGATCCCGGATTTCTTCACACCGAAGTGGTATGGCGAGTACGCAATGAAGCGCATCACCTCCACGTTCGAGGATTACATGGCCGACTACACGCCCGTGCTGCACCCATCCCTGATCGACATCTTGGTGGAGGAGCTATCCGACGAACTGCTAGTCCGATATCTATCAGCCGTGCGCAATCGCGGCGTGAAATTCCGCCGCCAAGCCGATCCCTACACGGACAAATTCAAGGACGACGTGCTCACCGTGTTTGCCTTTTTCCAGAAATACCCCGACTCCTTCGCTGCGACTATCAAGCAGAATTGGCGTCTTGTCGACTGGTTGGTGCGCCTGCTTGAGGCTGAGAAGGGCCCGCCCATCGTCACGGTCTACGAGTCGTTCAAGGTTGAGTACTGGGATCTGCAGCTTTCGTGGGTGGAGGCTGTGCTGCGCACTCGCGATGACTTTGAGCGCAGCATGGCAAGCTCTGTTaaggccaaggctgcggAGTTGTCGGTCGAGCGGGGGGTGGAGACCATTATGAGCCGCATGAGGTGA